A window of the Capricornis sumatraensis isolate serow.1 chromosome 9, serow.2, whole genome shotgun sequence genome harbors these coding sequences:
- the LOC138086008 gene encoding olfactory receptor-like protein OLF4: protein MEPQNISEVSEFLLMEFSEGPELQPLVFGLFLSMYLITVFGNLLIILATISDSHLHTPMYFFLSNLSFVDISFSSTTVPKMLWNIQTQNKLITFEGCIIQMYFYILFASLDDFLLAVMAYDRFVAICHPLHYMVIMSPRLCGLLVLISWIVGVTYSLLQKLMVLRLSFCADFKIPHFFCELNQVLQLACSDTFLNDMVLYFAATLLGGGPLAGILYSYSKIVSCICGISSAEGKYKAFSTCASHLSVVFLFYCSVLGVHLNPAAPHSSRSGAAASVMYTVVTPMLNPFIYSLRNKDIKGALKRFYEILGRKGQLCWGK from the coding sequence ATGGAACCACAAAATATTTCAGAAGTTTCAGAATTTCTTCTCATGGAATTTTCAGAGGGACCTGAGCTGCAGCCCCTCGTATTTGGACTTTTTCTGTCCATGTACCTGATCACTGTGTTTGGAAACCTGCTTATCATCCTGGCCACCATCTCAgactcccacctccacacccccatgtacttcttcctctccaacctgtCCTTTGTAGACATTAGCTTCTCTTCCACCACCGTCCCAAAGATGCTGTGGAATATCCAGACACAGAACAAATTGATCACCTTTGAAGGCTGCATCATCCAGATGTACTTTTACATACTCTTTGCAAGTTTAGATGACTTTCTCCTGgctgtgatggcctatgaccggttTGTGGCCATCTGTCACCCACTGCACTATATGGTCATCATGAGCCCCCGACTCTGCGGTCTCCTGGTTCTGATATCTTGGATCGTGGGTGTCACGTACTCCTTGTTACAGAAGTTAATGGTGTTGCGATTGTCCTTCTGTGCAGACTTCAAAATACCCCACTTTTTCTGTGAACTCAATCAAGTCTTACAACTTGCCTGTTCTGACACCTTTCTTAATGACATGGTATTGTATTTTGCAGCTACCTTGCTGGGTGGTGGTCCTTTAGCTGGGATACTTTACTCTTACTCTAAAATAGTTTCTTGCATATGTGGAATCTCATCAGCTGAGGGAAAGTATAAAGCATTTTCCACCTGTGCATCTCACCTCtcagttgtctttttattttattgttctgtCCTAGGAGTGCACCTTAACCCTGCTGCTCCCCACAGTTCAAGATCAGGTGCAGCAGCTTCAGTGATGTACACAGTGGTCacacccatgctgaaccccttTATCTACAGTCTAAGGAATAAAGACATAAAGGGGGCTCTGAAGAGATTCTATGAAATACTAGGTAGAAAAGGCCAACTCTGCTGGGGGAAATGA
- the LOC138085638 gene encoding olfactory receptor 7A17-like, whose product MVPGNKTQISEFILLGFSEESALQSVIFGFFLSLYLITVFGNLLIIQAVNSNPHLHTPMYFFLSNLSFVDICFISTTIPKMLVNIQTQNKVISYEDCFTQIYFFLLFVQLDDFLLTVMSYDRYVAICHPLHYTVIMNARLCALLILVSWMIGALNSLLQTLLALRLSFCTVLEIPHFFCEFKEVIQLACSDTFLNKTMMYLAVGLLGGGPFAGICYSYSRIVSSIHRISSAQGKYKAFSTCASHLSGVSLFYCSVLGVYFTPAVTQNSHSSVTASVMYTVVTPMLNPFIYSLRNKDIKKALRKFFRMATILEPIVLRQKKC is encoded by the coding sequence ATGGTACCAGGCAACAAAACACAAATTTCAGAATTTATTCTTCTGGGATTTTCAGAGGAATCAGCACTGCAGTCTGTCATATTTGGTTTTTTCCTCTCCCTGTATCTGATCACTGTGTTTGGAAACCTGCTCATCATCCAGGCCGTCAACTCAAatccccacctccacacccccatgtacttcttcctctccaacctgtCCTTTGTAGACATCTGTTTCATCTCTACCACCATCCCCAAAATGCTGGTGAATatacaaacacaaaacaaagtcATTTCCTATGAAGACTGCTTCACTcagatatattttttcctactatTTGTACAATTGGATGACTTTCTCCTGACCGTCATGTCCTATGACCGGTATGTTGCTATCTGTCACCCCCTGCACTACACAGTCATCATGAATGCCCGGCTGTGTGCACTGCTGATTCTGGTGTCCTGGATGATAGGTGCCCTGAATTCCTTGTTACAAACTTTGCTGGCCCTGCGCCTGTCTTTTTGTACAGTCTTGGAAATCCCCCACTTCTTCTGTGAATTCAAAGAGGTGATCCAACTTGCCTGTTCTGACACCTTTCTAAATAAAACCATGATGTACTTGGCAGTTGGGCTGCTGGGTGGTGGTCCATTCGCTGGGATATGTTACTCATACTCTAGGATAGTTTCCTCCATACATAGAATCTCATCAGCTCAAGGGAAGTATAAAGCATTTTCCACCTGTGCATCTCATCTTTCCGGTGTCTCCTTATTTTATTGTTCAGTCTTAGGAGTGTACTTTACCCCTGCTGTTACCCAGAATTCACATTCAAGTGTAACAGCCTCGGTGATGTACACTGTGGTCacacccatgctgaaccccttcaTCTACAGTCTGAGgaataaagacataaagaaggctCTGAGAAAATTCTTTAGGATGGCAACTATATTAGAACCAATTGTCTTGAGGCAGAAGAAGTGTTGA